The nucleotide sequence CATCCTTGACCTCTTCGCCGACCTGGGGCTGGACCAGGCGCTGATCGCCCCGGAGAACCCGACCATGCGCTATCTGCTGTCGCACTTTTTTGTCACCTGCCGCGCCCTCGGCGTCAAACCCGTCTCTTTCGTCTACCAGGATTACCGCAACGAGGCGGGTTTTGCCGCCTGGCTTGCTCTGGAAAGCGAGATGGGCTTTGATGCCAAAGGGTGTTTGTCTCCAAAACAGGCGGAGCAGGTGATGGCGGCCTTCGGGCAGGACGAGGCGGCACTGGCGAGGGCGCGGGAGATCGTGGCCCTCTTCGAGGCCGAGCGCGCCAACGGGGTGACGGGTTTCACGCACGAGGTGTACGGTTTTGTTGATGAGCCGATCTACAAAGGCGCGCTGGCCCTGCTGAGGGGCGCGGAGTGAACCGCCTTCGTGCGGCGTTTGCGTCGACGAACGGACAGATACTGGCCGGTATCGTGCTCGGAGCGCTCTTCGGCGCTTTCTTACCCGAACTTGCCCTGGCACAGCGGGTGATCGGCCAGATGTTCGTCGCGCTGCTGAAGATGCTCGTCGTCCCCCTGGTCTTTGCGAGTATCTTCGTCGCCATTGCCGGATTGGGGACGCTGCATCACCTTAAGCATATGGGGCTTCGCACGATCGGGCTCTACCTGCTTACGACAGCACTTTCCGTCCTGCTGGCGATCGTCGTCATGAACATTGTCGGTATCGGGGAAGCGGTCTCCGCAGAAGGGGTCGCGTTCGCGCAGGCGCACGAGATCAAACCTTTCTCTTTCGAGGCGATGCTGCTTGGCTTCATCCCGACGAACGTCTTCGCATCGCTCACGAACGGGGCGATGATGCAGGTGATCGTCTTCTCCATCCTCTTCGCGATCGCCAGCCTCTACCTCAGCGACCACCACCAGGGACTGATGCTCGACTTCTTTACCGGGGTCAACAATGCCATGCTCAAGATGGCCGAATGGGTCATCAAGTTGACGCCCATCGGCGTCTTCAGCCTCATCGCCTACGTGATCGCAGACGAGGGGGTGGACGTCATTCTCGGGCTTTGGAAATATATGCTTGTCGTAATCGGCGTGATCCTGCTACACGGGCTGCTGACCCTGCCGTTCCTCGTCGCTTTCTTTGCACGTATCAACCCCTACCATTATATGGGAAGGGTGAAAGAGGCGATTCTGCTCGCCTTTTCCACAGCCTCCAGTGCGGCGACGCTGCCGGTCTCCATCGAGGTGAGCGAGCATAAAGGCGGGGTGCGGCGGGAAAGCGCCGGTTTCGTGCTGCCGCTGGGCGCGACAGTCTCTATGGACGGGACGGCGGCCTACCTGGTCGTGGCCGTGCTCTATATCGCGACCCTGGCCGGTGTGGAGCTCTCTTTGGGCGACCAGGTGCTGCTAGGGGTGACCGTCGTGGCCCTCTCCGTCGGCGTCGCGGCGCTGCCGAGCGCCTCGCTGGTGATGATGGTCGTCATATTAAACCAGATCGGGCTTCCGGCGGACTATATCGGCCTTATCGTCGCCGTCGACCGGGTGCTCGACATGTTCCGCACTGCCCTCAATGTCACCTCGGACCTGATGGTGACGAAGATCGTCGATGTCACAACGCGCAAAGCGGCACTGGAAGCGTCGGCCTGAAGGCGTGTACGCTTAATAGCCGCGCAGGTAGTAGCCGAATTTATAGCGTACCAGGGTCTTCTGCTCCGGGCGCGGGTATTTCCAATAGACCGATTCGATTGTCTCCTTCGTCACTTCGTCGAGCAGGAAGAAACCGCTGTTGCGTACGGTGCGGAAATCGGTCATACGGCCGTCAGGGTGGAGATAGAACTCGACGATGTTGTAGTCGTTGACGCGCATGTTGTTGGGGATCATCGTGCTGCCGGTAGCGTTGAGCTGGGTCTGGGTGAGGCGGCGCATGATCTCCTGGTTGTCGAGCAGGTACTTCTGTTCCCCTGCACTCAGTTTCCCGAACGCATCGCCGTACGCCTCGCGGATATCGTCCGGGATGCGGCTTTCGCGTTTGGCGGAAGCGGACGCGGCAGAGGCTTTGCTTTCGACGTTCTTCTGTTTCTGCGACAGTTTGGCAAAGAGGTTCTTATGCTTTGTCGGCACCGTGGTCGCATTGTCCTCGACCGTTTTCGGCTCAGGTGCTTTCATAAAAGGGATGTAGGGCTTTTCCGGCGGGAGTGGTTCGGTTTTGGCAACCCGTTCCTGCGGCTCGGCGATCTTTGTCGGCGTCGGGATCTTCTGCTGCGGTTTGACCGGCGTCGGCTGGGCAACGGGGAGCTGCTGCTGGGGCTGCGGTAACGGCTGGGAGTTGGGAAGCTTTTCAAGCTGCTTGCCCTTCGGCATCGGCGGGACTTTTTCCGTCGGGGGGCGCTTGTTCGGGAGCGCGGCGTTCTCTTTGGCTTTCGGGCGCTCTTTGAGCGCGACCTTGATCCGGTGCTCCTGGAGTTTCGGCTCGACCGGTTCGGTGACGAAAATGAAGCCCAGCAGGAGGAAAAGCATCAGGATGAGCAGGTGGAAGAGTACGGCAATGATCAGGGCGGCGGTACTTCGGCTCATCGGGTCGGTGTTTCCTTCCAGCCGAAATGCGCTTTTGCCGGCCGTTACTTAAAGTGGGGGAATTATAACCCATTTGCTATAATGGCGGGAAAATTCAGGGGAGTTTGCGCGCCGTCGCCGTGCCGCATGCCCCTTCTTACGGACGGTCAATGAATATTACATCCTCGATTCAGGCATTTGAAGAAGCACAGACATTGATTCCCGGCGGTGTGGATTCGCCGGTACGCGCCTTTAAAAGCGTCGGCGGGACCCCGCTTTTTATTGAAAAGGGCGAAGGCGCGCACCTTTACGATATCGACGGCAACGCTTATGTCGATTATGTCCAGAGCTGGGGGCCGCTGATCTTCGGCCACCGCGACGAAGCGATCGAGAATGCGGTCTGCGACGCGGTCCGCCACGGGCTCAGTTTCGGGGCGCCGACCCTCTCCGAGAGCGAGCTGGCCAAGGAAGTTATCGGGATCTTCGACAGCATCGACAAGGTCCGTTTCGTCTCCAGCGGTACCGAAGCGGTCATGAGCGCCATCCGCCTGGCGCGGGGCTATACGGGCAAGGACGACATCGTCAAATTCGAGGGGTGCTACCACGGCCACAGCGATTCCCTGCTGGTGCAGGCCGGTTCCGGTCTTGCGACCTTCGGCAACCCGAGCTCCCCGGGGGTCCCGGCGGACTTCACCAAGCATACCCTCCTGGCCAAATACAACGACATCGAGAGCGTACGCAAATGTTTCGAAGACTCCGATAATATCGCCTGTATCATCATCGAGCCGATCGCCGGCAACATGGGGCTCGTCCCGGCGGACAAGGAGTTCCTGGCGGAACTGCGCCTGCTCTGCGACGCCCACGGCGCACTGCTGATCTTCGACGAGGTTATGAGCGGATTCCGCGCTACCCTGCACGGCGCCGAGT is from Sulfurimonas sp. HSL-1656 and encodes:
- a CDS encoding dicarboxylate/amino acid:cation symporter; translation: MNRLRAAFASTNGQILAGIVLGALFGAFLPELALAQRVIGQMFVALLKMLVVPLVFASIFVAIAGLGTLHHLKHMGLRTIGLYLLTTALSVLLAIVVMNIVGIGEAVSAEGVAFAQAHEIKPFSFEAMLLGFIPTNVFASLTNGAMMQVIVFSILFAIASLYLSDHHQGLMLDFFTGVNNAMLKMAEWVIKLTPIGVFSLIAYVIADEGVDVILGLWKYMLVVIGVILLHGLLTLPFLVAFFARINPYHYMGRVKEAILLAFSTASSAATLPVSIEVSEHKGGVRRESAGFVLPLGATVSMDGTAAYLVVAVLYIATLAGVELSLGDQVLLGVTVVALSVGVAALPSASLVMMVVILNQIGLPADYIGLIVAVDRVLDMFRTALNVTSDLMVTKIVDVTTRKAALEASA
- a CDS encoding energy transducer TonB, translating into MSRSTAALIIAVLFHLLILMLFLLLGFIFVTEPVEPKLQEHRIKVALKERPKAKENAALPNKRPPTEKVPPMPKGKQLEKLPNSQPLPQPQQQLPVAQPTPVKPQQKIPTPTKIAEPQERVAKTEPLPPEKPYIPFMKAPEPKTVEDNATTVPTKHKNLFAKLSQKQKNVESKASAASASAKRESRIPDDIREAYGDAFGKLSAGEQKYLLDNQEIMRRLTQTQLNATGSTMIPNNMRVNDYNIVEFYLHPDGRMTDFRTVRNSGFFLLDEVTKETIESVYWKYPRPEQKTLVRYKFGYYLRGY
- the hemL gene encoding glutamate-1-semialdehyde 2,1-aminomutase: MNITSSIQAFEEAQTLIPGGVDSPVRAFKSVGGTPLFIEKGEGAHLYDIDGNAYVDYVQSWGPLIFGHRDEAIENAVCDAVRHGLSFGAPTLSESELAKEVIGIFDSIDKVRFVSSGTEAVMSAIRLARGYTGKDDIVKFEGCYHGHSDSLLVQAGSGLATFGNPSSPGVPADFTKHTLLAKYNDIESVRKCFEDSDNIACIIIEPIAGNMGLVPADKEFLAELRLLCDAHGALLIFDEVMSGFRATLHGAESITGTTPDMVTLGKVIGGGMPVGAFGGKAEIMAKLSPEGPVYQAGTLSGNPVAMAAGITAVRKLRSNAKLYSVLEARAKRLMEGFAEAADKHGIALKTDVRGSMFGFFFNDKPVKNFDDAAASDLERFAAFHAGMLSRGFYFACSQFETGFICTQITDAMIEATISAADEVMGAL